The genomic DNA TGCCCACGCGATCTTTCTCGGAGAAGACCAGCCGCCGCACGCGCACATGCTTGATCATCTGCGCCCAATCGCCGTCGTAGCGCCGCATCAGGTCGCGGTAGTTGTAGCGGCAGGCCGGGCAGAGATCGCCGACAACCTGGATGCGCTGTCCCTCTTCCAGCCGCTCGTTGAGCTGCATCAGGAACTTCTCGCGAAACTCCTCCGGGATCAGATGCAGCGGCTCTTCGTGCATCGGGCAATCTTCCCAATCGGCATCCGCCACGCGGCCATGATCGACATCATCGCCATCGCCCAGGTACCACGAGTAGGTGTAGAGCGCGCCGTCGTCGGTGCGGGTGTAGCGCTCCAGCCCTTTCTTGAGGCGACGCACGATAGTGGACTTGGACGAGCCGACCGGGCCGTGCAGCAGCAGCACGCGCCGCTCGGTGCCGTAGCCCTCCGCCGCCGACTTGAAGAAATTGACCAGCCGCATCAGCGGAATTTCCAGCCCGTAGATCGCGTCCTCCTCGTCGATCGAGGGATCGGCGAAGAACTTGTAGCGGATCAGCTTCTTCTTCGCATCGATGAACTCTTCCGAGCCGTACGACATGATCATGTCGTAGATGCGCTGGAAGGCGGTACGGGTGACACGGGGGTTGCGCGCGACAGTGTCGAGGTAGTCCTCAAACGTACCTGTCCAATTCAACTCCTGGTACTGACGACGATCCTGAAGCTCGCCGATGAGATTCAGAAGTGATGCGCCTGTTGATGCAGTTGCCATCGAAGTCCTCCTGCCCGTAGGGGCAAAACAGTGGGCCAGAAATACGTATCGGGGGAGGTTCGCGTCATGGCGATCAAGAACGTTTCGGCCCGCAAGTGTGAGATGAGATGCCGGAAGGCTGCTATACCTTGCGGCAAGGGCTATGTGCCTGGCATGACGTTCGGGCGTCGTTGCCAGAGAGGGCGGTGCGGGTGGGTGAGGTGGGTGATTGGTGTTGCTGCGTCGTGGGATCGAACTCGGAACCGCCGAGCTATTAACTTTAATGCAATTTGAACGGGAAAAGTTTTACAACCTAACAGCTTGCGCCGCCAGTACAAGTGTGTACTGTTTCTTTCAGATCATACCAGATTGTAAAATAGAGTCAAGCCGTGCTGCTAGCCCATCAGTCCCAACTCTCCCCCGCTACCGTTGAGCCGGGTTCGCCTCAATGCCGTAGCATCGATGCACTCTATCAAGATGCGCGCCACCGGCCACTTTATCAAGAGCCCCCAGGCTTGGTCGTGCAAGGGCAGGCGAACTATGCACAAGGAGTACTACGCACCTGCATATTAAAACAGCGACAGACCGCGCCGGGTTACGCGGTCTGTCGTGCCTCGTGCAGAATCCACGGATCAGGGATCAGCGAGCTCAACGTTTCGAGTTTCAAGTTTCAAGTTGTTCTTTGTTCTTTGTTCTTTCGTCCCCGGCCTTACGGCGCGCTACGATCCGCTCGGCGCCGTGGCGCTGGCGGCCTGGACCTGATGCAGCGCGCCGATCGAGCGATACTTATCGTAGCGACGTTGGCGCAGCTCGTCGATCGACAGCGCCAGCAGCTCATCAAGGTGCTGCTGCATCGCCGCCGCGACACGCTGAACCGTCGTCGGCCCGTCGAGATGCGCGCCGCCCGGCACCTCTAGGATAATCTCGTCGGCAATGCCCAGCCGCCGCAGATCGTTAGCGGTGATCTTCATCGCCTTGGCTGCGTCGGGCGCTTTCGAGGCGTCGCGCCACAGGATCGCCGCGCTCGCCTCGGGCGAGGCCACCGAGTAGATCGCATTTTCGAGCATCAGCAGCCGGTCTGCTACGCCGACAGCCAGCGCGCCGCCGGAGCCGCCCTCGCCGATCACCGCCGCCACGATCGGCACCCTCAGGCCGGCCATGACCAGCAGATTCTCGGCGATGGCCTCGGCGATGCCGCGCTCTTCCGCCGCCATGCTGGGATGCGCCCCCGACGTATCGATCAGCACCAGGACCGGCAGGTTAAACTTCTCGGCGTGCTGCATCAGCCGCAGCGCTTTGCGATAGCCCTCCGGCATGGGGCTGCCGAAGTTATGCTGAATGTTCTCTTTGGTATTGCTGCCCTTTTGATGGCCCATCACGACGACCGTCCGGCCA from Herpetosiphonaceae bacterium includes the following:
- a CDS encoding acetyl-CoA carboxylase carboxyltransferase subunit alpha, encoding MAEEHHPHGSLTPWDVVQIARHPQRPHTLDYIRGMCEDFVELRGDRRFGDDRALLGGVARFNGRTVVVMGHQKGSNTKENIQHNFGSPMPEGYRKALRLMQHAEKFNLPVLVLIDTSGAHPSMAAEERGIAEAIAENLLVMAGLRVPIVAAVIGEGGSGGALAVGVADRLLMLENAIYSVASPEASAAILWRDASKAPDAAKAMKITANDLRRLGIADEIILEVPGGAHLDGPTTVQRVAAAMQQHLDELLALSIDELRQRRYDKYRSIGALHQVQAASATAPSGS